A single region of the Zygotorulaspora mrakii chromosome 4, complete sequence genome encodes:
- a CDS encoding uncharacterized protein (similar to Saccharomyces cerevisiae YOL036W and YIR016W; ancestral locus Anc_7.121) — translation MSTLYGARDMRTHPDGSPTSVVLPGGTVAALSHLQDIKEEEDIELTKLDSNGSCLSKNKGSPNSSLSSGGRHQLESTTISSHSVSIQNDKLSIIAGKAGSIDDLSLLPPLPNTIENVISTHPSLTVRDDLDNEISSRKIDISISNDDNNDSIGNGDGSNKFNESHNNNNNNNNNNNNDNNNHNNKNNQLHIDRVNDQPHSIIDTDSIQPGSLKQQLRDPENFLSTIEHDNDIMKGLGAPFDLSKALEIPTSFKTTPGTMGNNPLGGNIKNQEISVNTTSTDASNSVGVGFGIGNFNSTTHSSNNNSDSSTSIIATPKTNSSKRKGSNVLLSSDTHNALSQGSSPIDLSQFHDSKINGLRSNSNSNPTSFQYFLPSFNAGLDATSLESSTNENFNPFSSKISNDKRSNKKFSTNNSSSSSFSNASVSDELLYKIPPPKLQRPSCSRSRSNSNSNLVSSTLSLDGLNHESSVTSTNTATNSFFPRDSNKNIKKLPLLRRASTALLRKTSMKNNGTSNFDKDFQRSRSASTTPILPNSSFFDADSVKRTPPLNKQKYCSSLMEKDDSIDYFPKCLSDAEEDDLHYVTQLNDSYRPPSRNPSIRSRMRKGISRIMSSGGSVKRAVSSSSLKTDMLAQNEDRIGKGIGNGNGQSNDSEMNMRMTQVTALSSPLETFSIENRISPKKKDALVLMGESCSNSSSTKRSSPIDVRSKDPITNVTPISTSTMMSPVASAVMQINDSLDKNDDASSTGHIELTNEQFNSSTDNEIHGLREKCSTKKLQMGKNDDEYDVTVDLDKLTKSIPVITVTDKINSRSCVSIQQQSNISLDAVYMGRGKKIHKQFFSGTEIGSKNGSDKPEMMTLKEYVGILMKQQQVEDERLALLERNFTESGWCSKDDIRSIKQKRIIISKRWAERISFYQSKLDY, via the coding sequence ATGAGCACGTTATATGGTGCACGAGATATGCGAACACACCCTGATGGCAGCCCAACGAGTGTGGTTTTGCCAGGGGGCACAGTTGCAGCCCTTTCTCACCTGCAGgacatcaaagaagaagaagacatAGAATTAACCAAGCTGGACAGTAACGGCAGTTGCTTGAGCAAAAATAAAGGCTCTCCGaattcatctttatcaagTGGTGGACGCCACCAGCTCGAGAGCACTACAATTAGCTCGCACAGCGTGTCCATTCAGAATGATAAGCTAAGTATTATTGCTGGAAAAGCGGGAAGCATCGACGACCTATCGCTGTTACCTCCATTACCAAACactattgaaaatgttatTTCTACGCATCCATCATTGACAGTACGGGATGATCTTGATAATGAAATCAGTTCACGTAAAATCGACATTAGTATTAgcaatgatgataataatgaCAGCATTGGCAACGGCGATGGCAGcaataaattcaatgaaagtcataacaacaataataacaacaataataataataataatgataataacaATCATAATAACAAGAATAACCAACTGCATATCGATCGAGTAAACGATCAACCTCATAGCATTATAGATACTGATAGCATACAACCAGGAAGTCTGAAACAACAGCTTAGAGATCCggagaattttttgagcACCATCGAAcatgataatgatattatGAAGGGTCTCGGTGCACCATTCGACCTTTCGAAAGCTCTGGAGATTCCTACCTCCTTTAAAACAACACCAGGAACAATGGGTAACAATCCTCTCGGCGGCAATATCaagaatcaagaaattAGTGTGAATACTACTTCTACTGATGCTAGCAATAGCGTCGGAGTCGGCTTTGGCATTGGGAATTTTAACTCCACAActcattcatcaaataataatagtgATTCTTCCACTTCAATTATTGCAACACCCAAGACCAATTCATCTAAAAGAAAGGGCTCAAATGTTTTATTGAGCTCTGACACCCATAATGCATTATCACAAGGTTCATCACCAATCGATCTATCACAATTCCACGATTCCAAGATTAATGGATTAAGGAGTAATAGTAATTCAAATCCAACAAGTTTCCAATACTTCTTACCCAGTTTTAACGCAGGACTAGATGCTACATCACTCGAAAGTAGTACAAAcgaaaatttcaatcccttctcttcaaagatatcaaatgataaaagatcaaacaaaaaatttagtACTAATAATAGTAGCAGTAGCTCATTTTCCAATGCATCGGTATCAGATGAGCTGTTATACAAAATACCACCACCAAAATTGCAGAGACCATCATGTTCACGCTCACGTTCAAACTCAAATTCGAACTTAGTATCGTCAACACTTTCGTTGGATGGACTGAATCATGAATCATCCGTAACATCAACGAACACTGCAACTAACAGTTTTTTTCCTCGtgattcaaataaaaacatTAAAAAATTACCTTTATTGAGAAGAGCTTCGACTGCATTGTTAAGGAAAACCTcgatgaaaaataatggcACAAGTAATTTTGATAaggattttcaaagaagtaGAAGTGCATCAACAACACCAATATTACcaaattcttcattttttgatgcgGACTCGGTTAAAAGAACTCCACCTTTAAATAAACAGAAATACTGTTCATCACTTATGGAAAAAGACGACAGTATAGATTACTTCCCAAAATGTCTATCGGAtgctgaagaagatgatttaCATTATGTTACACAACTAAATGATTCTTATAGACCACCGTCAAGGAATCCTTCAATTCGATCCCGAATGCGAAAGGGTATTTCCAGGATTATGAGCTCAGGCGGGTCCGTTAAAAGAGCAGTATCCTCATCATCTCTGAAAACTGATATGTTAGCACAGAATGAAGACAGGATTGGGAAAGGAATTGGTAATGGCAATGGCCAGTCAAATGATAGTGAGATGAACATGAGGATGACTCAAGTAACAGCTCTTTCGTCTCCACttgaaacattttcaattgaaaaccGTATAAGcccgaagaagaaagatgcATTAGTACTAATGGGTGAATCTTGCTCAAATTCGAGTTCAACAAAACGCAGTTCACCAATCGATGTTAGATCAAAAGATCCTATTACAAACGTTACACCAATTTCTACTTCAACAATGATGTCACCAGTGGCATCAGCGGTAATGCAAATAAATGATAGTTTGGACAAAAACGATGATGCCAGTTCAACGGGGCATATTGAGTTAACCAATGAACAATTTAATAGTTCAACGGATAATGAAATACACGGTTTAAGGGAGAAATGTAGCACTAAAAAACTACAAAtgggaaaaaatgatgatgaatatgATGTAACTGTCGATTTGGATAAATTGACAAAATCTATTCCGGTAATAACTGTCACGGATAAAATTAATTCGAGATCCTGTGTATCAATTCAGCAACAGtcaaatatatctttgGATGCTGTGTATATGGGACGTGGGAAGAAAATTCATAAACAGTTTTTTTCTGGTACAGAAATAGGTTCGAAAAATGGGTCAGATAAACCAGAAATGATGACATTAAAGGAGTACGTGggaattttgatgaaacaACAACAAGTAGAAGATGAGAGATTGGCTTTACTCGAGAGAAATTTTACTGAATCTGGTTGGTGTTCCAAAGATGATATAAGATCAattaaacaaaaaagaatcatcaTTAGTAAAAGATGGGCTGAAAGAATTTCTTTCTATCAAAGCAAGCTAGATTATTga
- a CDS encoding uncharacterized protein (similar to Saccharomyces cerevisiae YOL107W; ancestral locus Anc_3.76), with amino-acid sequence MLIFNCGVNECKTCLQILHSPTLFSHISFTTQQPERTESVIIMHWNSRFIEINTSKSLLNIRDVPGATQFLTLSYTIFSTTLYVLRRSTYNKLEKSDDNLEFSSIVSPILQLIPATLLKYPYSIVLSNLIDVKIWKAIANLVFLLIGGSHIERSWNSSKELLKFVLIIGSLTNMLTVTITATLSLFFPAIDLNSPLDGNYTMIIGFPIILKQLYPETTIFRLKNLGYFSKNFRFKLLPIFIMFILTFSQLFVFHHFAQLLSIWITFFSSWTYLRFYQVLQINFENTGDCLLGDASDTFQLIYFFPDLIKPVLRPIFDFTYNILSVRLKIVRSFEIDDIDRGNSVAEHRGAKKITNTTEERRKQLALQILQERMVEP; translated from the coding sequence ATGCTTATTTTTAACTGTGGGGTGAATGAATGCAAGACCTGCTTGCAGATTTTACACAGTCCAACCCTATTTTCTCACATAAGTTTCACTACTCAACAACCAGAGAGGACGGAAAGTGTAATAATAATGCACTGGAATTCTAGGTTCATTGAGATTAATACGTCAAAATCTCTATTAAATATCAGAGATGTGCCGGGTGCCACACAATTCTTAACGTTAAGCTATACAATATTCTCAACAACTTTGTATGTTCTGAGACGATCTACATACAACAAGCTGGAAAAGAGCGATGACAATCTGGAGTTCAGTTCCATCGTCTCCCCTATACTACAATTAATTCCAGCAACACTGCTTAAGTATCCATACTCGATTGTTTTATCGAATTTGATCGATGTCAAGATTTGGAAAGCGATAGCCAATTTAGTTTTTTTACTTATTGGCGGATCTCACATTGAAAGAAGTTGGAACAGCTCAAAAGAGCTATTAAAGTTTGTCCTTATAATTGGATCATTGACCAACATGTTAACAGTTACAATTACTGCTACTTTGTCGCTCTTTTTCCCCGCCATAGATTTGAACTCACCATTGGACGGAAACTATACCATGATTATTGGATTCCCAATAATACTCAAACAACTGTATCCAGAGACCACGATATTCcgactgaaaaatttgggatatttttccaaaaattttaggTTTAAGCTTTTACCTATATTCATTATGTTCATCTTGACATTTTCGCAACTGTTTGTCTTTCACCACTTTGCGCAACTGCTGTCTATTTGGataacttttttctcatcCTGGACATACTTAAGGTTTTACCAGGTTTTGCAGATTAATTTTGAGAATACCGGAGACTGCCTCCTCGGTGACGCTTCAGACACTTTTCAActaatttattttttcccAGATCTTATCAAACCGGTATTGAGACCAATTTTCGATTTTACATACAACATTCTATCTGTCAGACTCAAAATTGTAcgatcatttgaaattgacgACATCGACAGAGGTAACAGCGTTGCTGAGCATAGAGgtgccaaaaaaattacGAATACAACTGAAGAGAGACGCAAACAACTTGCacttcaaattcttcaagagCGAATGGTTGAGCCATAA
- the MRPL10 gene encoding mitochondrial 54S ribosomal protein uL15m (similar to Saccharomyces cerevisiae MRPL10 (YNL284C); ancestral locus Anc_3.77) — translation MIGLFLNNTLNPCGLGGNFFSFRNVRLLSMLGTLRPSEGAVKKYRRVGRGPSSSKGKTSGRGQKGQKARGKVKSWFEGGQTPLYKLFPKIGFTNANARPLKELSLEKIQWFHSVGRLTLKEGEVLDMKKMRDVGLVTGSIKHGIKILGNGKTSYNLPIKIEASKATSESLKAIESAGGDFTARYYNRLGLRAHLSPNWFLNKRGRIPLQARPTRRKDIEYYSDESRKGYLVKESHDLLQQIDEAKRSGASNIARKAGKRSALRAQLDDITKDISYSSSTPFNIDSNIMTMEDFKQLKSK, via the coding sequence ATGATCGGGTTGTTTCTGAATAATACCCTTAATCCATGTGGTTTAGGtggaaactttttttctttccgCAATGTGCGCCTATTGTCGATGTTAGGAACATTGAGACCTTCTGAAGGAGCAgttaaaaaatatagaaGGGTGGGTAGAGGTCCTTCAAGTTCTAAAGGTAAAACTTCAGGTAGGGGTCAAAAAGGTCAAAAGGCGCGCGGTAAAGTGAAATCATGGTTTGAGGGTGGTCAAACTCCACTGTACAAGTTATTTCCGAAAATTGGGTTTACCAATGCCAATGCAAGACCACTTAAAGAATTGAGTTTAGAGAAAATTCAATGGTTTCACAGTGTGGGAAGACttactttgaaagaaggagaagttcttgatatgaaaaaaatgagagaTGTCGGACTTGTGACCGGCTCGATTAAGCATGGTATTAAAATATTAGGCAATGGTAAGACAAGTTATAATCTTCCAATCAAGATTGAGGCCTCGAAAGCTACCTCAGAATCCCTCAAGGCTATAGAAAGTGCAGGCGGGGATTTCACCGCTCGATACTATAACAGGTTAGGCTTGAGAGCACATTTATCACCCAACTGGTTTCTGAATAAAAGGGGAAGAATTCCATTACAGGCAAGACCAaccagaagaaaagatattgaatATTACAGTGATGAATCTAGGAAAGGTTATTTAGTCAAGGAAAGTCATGACTTGTTACAGcaaattgatgaagcaAAACGAAGCGGTGCTTCAAACATTGCAAGGAAAGCAGGCAAGAGGAGTGCACTTAGAGCACAACTAGACGATATCACAAAAGATATCTCGTATAGCAGCTCCACACCATTCAATATCGACTCAAATATAATGACAATGGAAGACTTTAAACAGTTGAAGAGTAAATAG
- the INO4 gene encoding Ino4p (similar to Saccharomyces cerevisiae INO4 (YOL108C); ancestral locus Anc_3.75): protein MNPKAVENGVACAKVVTENEGKAKKRKPRAKKMNNLSLDEVRKNHVVSEKRRRELVRAIYDDLVNIVPDLRPNENRSEMVIYLKTMNYLKWIYRRNRHLRSQLLQNYSSDSNKKIPEHLIWEFCNESDLREEQKSSPQLQDVHMIDKLPSSN from the coding sequence ATGAATCCTAAGGCAGTGGAAAATGGAGTGGCCTGTGCCAAGGTTGTCACAGAGAATGAAGGAAAAGCGAAGAAGAGGAAACCAAGAGCAAAGAAGATGAACAATTTGTCGCTGGACGAGGTACGAAAGAACCACGTTGTATCCGAAAAGAGAAGACGTGAGTTGGTTAGGGCCATATATGATGACTTGGTTAACATAGTACCAGATCTCCGTCCCAACGAGAACAGATCGGAAATGgtgatatatttgaagacGATGAATTATCTGAAATGGATTTATCGGCGAAATAGACATCTGAGAAGTCAGCTTTTACAGAACTACAGTTCtgattcaaacaaaaaaatacctGAACATCTTATATGGGAATTTTGCAACGAATCTGACCTGCGGGAAGAGCAGAAATCGTCACCACAACTACAGGACGTGCATATGATAGACAAATTACCTAGTTCTAATTAA
- the GAS5 gene encoding 1,3-beta-glucanosyltransferase (similar to Saccharomyces cerevisiae GAS5 (YOL030W); ancestral locus Anc_7.114): protein MVSFASFVGLLFLVGFARCANDTNSSAINITGNAFFNSATGERFYIRGVDYQPGGSSNLTDPLASPTICRRDIPVFQELGINTIRVYTVDNSLDHQECMEMLQHAGIYLILDVNTPDSSISRSNPNCSYNTDYLQSIFATVDAFANYDNVLGFFAGNEVINQVNNTYTAPYVKSVVRDMKRYIRTRGYRRIPVGYSAADISSNRQLVAEYFNCGDDADARIDMFGVNDYSWCGRSSFQVSGYSTKMQIYQDYSVPIFLSEFGCNEVPSSRPFTEIGSIYSSRMSSVFSGGLVYEYSNEDNRYGLVQIESETEVTRLPDFYNLKYEYGNTSNPSGGGGYSTSNDHSSCPDYDAGTWEANNTIPEMPSAASAYFRSGAGAAQGTGFLTQDSCYNDASDNDDDSSSSSSSSSSSSSSSSSTSSAASSSGISSSSATPSSSSSSSRESSSSSRGSAAVLETPLFFQIICEMFNMMF, encoded by the coding sequence ATGGTTTCATTCGCTTCATTTGTAGGCCTTCTATTTTTGGTTGGATTTGCAAGGTGTGCTAATGACACTAACAGTTCAGCAATCAATATAACCGGCAACgctttcttcaattcaGCAACTGGTGAAAGATTTTATATCAGAGGTGTTGATTACCAGCCAGGTGGGTCTTCGAATTTGACAGATCCGTTAGCTTCTCCTACTATCTGCAGAAGAGATATTCCAGTCTTCCAAGAATTGGGCATCAACACAATTAGAGTCTATACCGTTGATAATAGTTTAGACCATCAAGAATGCATGGAAATGCTACAGCATGCAGGCATATATTTAATCCTTGATGTCAATACACCTGATAGTTCAATTTCTCGTAGCAACCCAAATTGTTCCTATAACACTGACTATTTGCAGAGCATCTTTGCAACTGTGGATGCCTTCGCCAATTATGACAATGTCCTTGGATTCTTTGCTGGAAATGAAGTTATCAACCAGGTGAATAACACCTATACCGCACCATATGTGAAATCTGTTGTGAGAGATATGAAGAGGTACATCAGAACTAGAGGCTATAGGAGAATTCCTGTTGGGTACTCGGCCGCTGATATATCTTCTAATAGACAACTAGTTGCGGAATACTTCAATTGCGGTGATGATGCAGATGCTAGAATTGATATGTTCGGTGTCAATGACTATTCATGGTGCGGTAGATCTTCATTTCAAGTTTCGGGATACTCTACTAAGATGCAAATTTATCAGGATTATTCGGttcccatttttttgagTGAATTCGGATGCAATGAGGTTCCCAGTTCAAGACCGTTTACTGAAATTGGCTCCATTTATTCTTCTCGGATGTCTTCGGTTTTCTCTGGTGGTTTGGTGTATGAGTACTCTAATGAAGATAACAGATACGGTTTGgttcaaattgaaagtgaaaCTGAGGTTACCAGGTTACCAGACTTCTATAATCTGAAATATGAATATGGTAACACTTCCAACCCTTCTGGCGGCGGCGGTTACTCGACGTCAAATGATCATTCTAGTTGCCCAGATTATGATGCAGGTACATGGGAAGCAAATAACACTATTCCAGAGATGCCCAGTGCTGCCTCTGCTTATTTTAGAAGTGGAGCAGGTGCTGCGCAAGGAACTGGGTTCCTCACTCAAGATAGTTGTTATAACGATGCCTCTGACAATGATGACGACTCCTCCTCGagttcatcttcatcatcatcctcatcatcatcctcttcttctaCTTCCTCAGCTGCTTCTTCAAGCGGGATTTCCAGTTCTTCCGCAActccatcatcatcatcatcatcttccaGAGAAAGTTCAAGCAGTTCAAGAGGTTCGGCAGCAGTTCTAGAGACTCCCTTattcttccaaataatATGCGAAATGTTCAACATGATGTTCTAG
- the PRE6 gene encoding proteasome core particle subunit alpha 4 (similar to Saccharomyces cerevisiae PRE6 (YOL038W); ancestral locus Anc_7.120): MSGYDRALSIFSPDGHIFQVEYAAEAVKRGTCAVGIKGKQCVVLGCERRSTLKLQDTRITPSKISRIDNHVVLSFSGLNADSRILIEKARVEAQSHRLTLEDPVTIEYLTRYVAGVQQRYTQSGGVRPFGVSTLIAGFDPRDSTPKLYQTEPSGIYSAWTAQTIGRNSKTVREFLEKNYNRDDPPASVNDCVKLTIKSLLEVVQTGAKNIEITVVEPDSKIATLSSQEIGKFVEEIEREKQQSQEEHEKKKKSASTPAAPTPATAAL, from the coding sequence ATGAGTGGGTACGATAGAGCATTGAGTATATTTTCGCCAGATGGCCACATCTTCCAGGTCGAGTACGCAGCGGAGGCCGTCAAGAGGGGTACGTGCGCTGTGGGCATAAAGGGTAAGCAGTGTGTGGTCCTGGGCTGCGAAAGGAGGTCGACTTTGAAACTGCAGGACACGAGGATCACGCCATCCAAGATATCTAGGATTGACAACCACGTCGTGCTGTCGTTCTCCGGTCTGAACGCAGACTCGCGGATCCTGATCGAAAAGGCAAGAGTGGAGGCGCAAAGTCACAGGTTGACGCTCGAAGACCCGGTTACGATCGAGTACCTGACGAGGTACGTGGCCGGAGTGCAACAGAGGTATACGCAGTCCGGAGGTGTCAGGCCATTCGGTGTGTCGACGTTGATCGCCGGTTTCGACCCACGAGACTCGACGCCAAAGCTGTACCAGACAGAACCCAGCGGCATATACTCTGCCTGGACGGCGCAGACGATCGGGAGAAACTCGAAAACCGTTCGAGAATTCCTGGAGAAAAACTATAACAGAGACGATCCCCCGGCGTCTGTAAATGATTGTGTCAAATTGACGATAAAGTCGCTGCTAGAAGTTGTCCAGACGGGTGCCAAAAACATAGAAATCACAGTGGTCGAGCCagattcaaagattgcCACTTTGAGTTCTCAAGAGATTGGCAAGTTTGTCGAGGAAATAGAACGGGAAAAACAACAGAGCCAGGAGGAGCAcgagaagaagaagaaatccGCATCCACACCAGCAGCACCAACGCCAGCTACAGCGGCACTATAG
- the MET28 gene encoding Met28p (similar to Saccharomyces cerevisiae MET28 (YIR017C); ancestral locus Anc_7.122): MTKGKKNNNESDESNISSLKVSQDLQNLISSNSELGSRLLSLLLVSSGNGKEIIDAINNGDIAKIQNLDIDLNLKVPEMRNEENNNDKNKTDNLGITRLEPNEVKKSGNAEDNAITNHVDKRRRNTEASARFRIRKKLREQEKLNRIQELNAKINGLYKNIDRLLEENRHWKAKLEELNERKSKELLERIKSGNAASPL, encoded by the coding sequence ATGACaaaagggaaaaaaaataacaatGAATCTGATGAAAGTAAtatatcatctttgaaagtatCACAGGACttgcaaaatttgatatcgaGCAATTCTGAACTGGGGTCAAGATTACTATCACTATTGCTGGTAAGTAGTGGTAATGGGAAGGAAATTATAGATGCAATAAATAATGGCGATATTgcaaagattcaaaatttagACATAGATTTGAACTTGAAGGTGCCAGAGATGCgcaatgaagaaaataataatgataaaaataagACGGATAATTTGGGTATAACTCGTTTGGAGCCGAATGAGGTAAAAAAATCGGGGAATGCAGAGGATAATGCTATAACAAACCATGTGGACAAGAGGAGACGGAATACTGAAGCCTCAGCACGATTTCGTATCCgtaaaaaattgagagaacaagagaaattgaacagaattcaagaattgaatGCCAAAATCAATGGACTCTACAAAAATATCGATCGCTTGTTGGAAGAGAATCGTCATTGGAAAGCCAAACTGGAGGAGCttaatgaaagaaaatctAAGGAACTTTTAGAGCGAATTAAGAGTGGCAATGCCGCCTCACCTTTATAA